CGGCAATGGCGGGGGCGGTGTGTGTGCCGCCAGACACTTGGCCAATCGTGGGGTGGATGTGGGCCTGTGCCTGGCCTCTCCGGGGAATCTCTGCGAGACCACGGATTACCAACGCATGGTTTTTCAGTCCACTGGCGGGAATGAAGTTGCCGCAGCCGGCCTTCCAGGCGAATCCGTGGACCTCATCGTGGATGCACTCCTCGGGTACAATCTGCAGGCCGCGCCCACCGGGATCTTTGTTTCTCTGATTCAGTGGGCCAATGCCTCGGGCAAACCCATATTGTCTTTGGATATTCCCACAGGCGTCGATGCCAGCACCGGTGAAACTCCGGGCGAATACATACAGCCCAGGCATACCCTGGCTTTGGCTCTTCCGAAATCCGGACTCCATCCGGGGCGCACCGGAGAGCTTTTTCTAACCGATATCGGGATTCCCAGCGGGGTTTATCATCGCATGGGCTTGCCCTACACAGGCAGTCCCTTTGGCAGGGACTTCAGGATTCCGCTTCATTACCGCTCTACCAGGCATTGAGGCTGTAAGCGCCGGAGTCCTCGATAATTTCGTTCTCTTCCTTATCCAAGACCCGGACAAATTGCCCGGCCCGTTCATGAATAATGCCGCGCGCATGTCCGTACCACGTGAGATCCTTGAAGTTGAGCAGCGAAATCTTGCACGCTTCCCGTATGAGCTGTTTTCGGGCAAAGCCCGCGAGGCTCTTCACATCGTCCGTGATATCGGTTAAGCGGCCGATTTGGTTCATTGTAGCGGCGGCCATCAGAAAATCGGTATTGACCGGGGCAATGTAGATCTTGTCGTAAGCTTTCCAGCATTCCCTATTTTATGGCGATTCAGGTTCACTGGACGGCCCTTTCTCCAAGCTCTGAAGGTTTTGCTTTGCTCCTTGGGACAGAGGGTCCAAATCAACAGAGTGCTCCCAGGCTTCCCTCGCCTCGGCACTGCGGCCTAAGTTGGCATAGCTCACACCCAGGTTATTCCAATCTGCAGCCGAATCCGGGTTTAGCTTTACGGCCTGTTGAAAAGTCACCAAGGCCTCCTCCAGCGCTCCGCTGTGCCCCAGGACCAATCCCAAATCGTGGTGGAACTTGGCGTCCTTGGGCCGCAGAGCAATGGCCCGGCGGTAGTGAAGTACAGCCTGTTCCCAGGAGCCTTTTGTCACAGCCAGTGTGCCCAAGAGCGCAATCGCGTCGGGATTCTCGGATTCACGCGCCAGCACTTCATCGGTGTAACGGGCAGCGAGCAAGTAGTCCTGTTGCTGAACCGCCAAGTGCGCGAGGTTGAGAGTCACATCGTTATCCGTTGGGTTGAGTTCTTTGGATTTGAGGTAATAGTGTTTTGCGCGTTCCGGGCGGCCTATTTGGTGATAGCTGTTTCCCAAATGCAAGGCCACGCGATAGCTCTGCGGAGAAAGACGCATTTCGCGGTGCCAGAAACTGAGCGGATCTTGCCACTGCTGGAGGCGCTCATGGATAAGACCGACAAAAATGGAGAAGAGCAGAACAATGCAAATGATTCCGCTGCGACGCTTTAGAAGACGCTCGAGCGACGGCGCGATTGCGAGTGCAAGCCCGGCCATGGAGAGGTAGAGCTGGTGTTCGCTCATGAGCCCGTGAAAAGGGAGAAGATGCAGGACGGGCAGTAAGAAAATTAGAAACCAGCCCAGGCCCAGGCTGATTGCAGGATGCTTTTTGCGGCAGGCCCACAAGGCTCCCAGCAAAAGCAATGTCACGGCCAGGCCGGACCACCACTCGGGATTTCCGACAGAAACTTGGGGTGGGTATTCGAGTTTTAAAGGCCAGGGGATGAGGGCGAGTCCCACATAGCGGCCCAAGACAAAGGGGCTGATGGAGGGGCCG
The DNA window shown above is from Candidatus Omnitrophota bacterium and carries:
- a CDS encoding NAD(P)H-hydrate epimerase, whose product is MDSDSPSTSSNFYTDEGIAVPMVSADLMREIDRMVVEETGPNLYQMMENAGWNTALQAIDILGEGWSYARVVVLAGPGGNGGGGVCAARHLANRGVDVGLCLASPGNLCETTDYQRMVFQSTGGNEVAAAGLPGESVDLIVDALLGYNLQAAPTGIFVSLIQWANASGKPILSLDIPTGVDASTGETPGEYIQPRHTLALALPKSGLHPGRTGELFLTDIGIPSGVYHRMGLPYTGSPFGRDFRIPLHYRSTRH
- a CDS encoding tetratricopeptide repeat protein, yielding MPSDPDLTPSKSIWGFSVLLLVTFLVFWPALKIPFYYDDFSFIVWNPSIKDLSRWLSYFTDGGSLSSAGSFWIWRPLRTLSYALDYSIWKLNPVGYHAIGLLLHLGTGFLVCLWAKVLLKNMRAAWLTAALFLVHPVQTQTVAWVSCRGDLLFAFFGMGYILLGLRAARDKSGKTVFPFLAGSYACLVFALFAKETAIMLPLGLWACLLYSRQELPGRLQKSPGQLRRLAPSAVLIFFYLVWRTSVLGQLAQPEFAQGASGPSISPFVLGRYVGLALIPWPLKLEYPPQVSVGNPEWWSGLAVTLLLLGALWACRKKHPAISLGLGWFLIFLLPVLHLLPFHGLMSEHQLYLSMAGLALAIAPSLERLLKRRSGIICIVLLFSIFVGLIHERLQQWQDPLSFWHREMRLSPQSYRVALHLGNSYHQIGRPERAKHYYLKSKELNPTDNDVTLNLAHLAVQQQDYLLAARYTDEVLARESENPDAIALLGTLAVTKGSWEQAVLHYRRAIALRPKDAKFHHDLGLVLGHSGALEEALVTFQQAVKLNPDSAADWNNLGVSYANLGRSAEAREAWEHSVDLDPLSQGAKQNLQSLEKGPSSEPESP